The genomic interval TAAAGTGCCGGTTGGATGCCCGAGTGGAGGTCATCATCACGGCTATCTGAGTCCTCTGTTGCGTCCCCCATGCTGGAGGGAGTGCTAGAGAGCACCGACTCAGGGGGCTTGAAGAAATGCAAACGTGTTTTTAGCTGCTCTATCTCAGAGGATAAGTAATCAACCTTCTGAGTGAGGCTCTTATTTTTAGACTGTTTTACCGGGGGGGCGCCATCGGTTTTGTGGGCTGTCTCTCTTTTGGTGGCCTTGGGTGGGTCCTGGCGAACACCGCCGAACACTAGTAAATTATCTGTGAAATCCAGGCCCTCAACCTTCACAGGCAGGATGGTGCAGTTAATGCAGGGGTCAGAAAGGGCCTCACGTAGGTGGCCAATGCCTAGGCAGGCGGGGCACAGGTCATGACCATCTTCTACTTGTAGTTCAGCTCCACAAGAGGAGCAGCCATGTATGCCCAGCATCATGGTGATGCAGTGTTCTCTCAGCTCAGAAAATAAATgacaaaatataaatataaaatatttctTAAGCAATATACTAATTCATCAAATTAAGTAATATAATAGTAACCAGAGAATGTATACACAGTAAGGGTAGAGAGCTACAATAATTTCAGGTGACCCTAGCTATGACCACAGGGCAACTGTGACCTGTGGGTCAGAGCGCGAAAATTGCCCTCCAAGGCTGTGTGACAGCTCATTCCTACCTCTCCCCTTTATGGGAGGGTATCGGGCTTCCATGTCTTCTGCTGACTTAGCCCaccagctagtgtgtgtgtgatactcaATTGGGCGCTCTAAcaataaaaatacatgtattcAAAGAAATATGGAAGACAGTTGGGAGGAGGCGATAACAGGTGAGACCATTCTTGCCAATGAGGGCAGATTCGAGTGCGTTATCAGGCACAACTCCGATATTTTTCTCAAAATTGCtgggatgtcacgtgtcctacttatatcagtacactcgcaACAACCTAAcgtatatttgatcaaataaaccaCACGTAGCAAATAATCCATGACATCTTTCGATAACTAAATTCGACACTCATTGGGCCCAGGTATCCATCTCTTCCCATATCCACCAGCATCAGCATGCTCCAGCATAAGTCTAGACTTTACGTCTGGCGACGTTTGACTTGAGAACAAACGCACGCAGTTGCATTTAAATACATCGCCTCGCCGGTAGATTTCTCGAATGAACTGAGAGCAGTAAACATTGACGTCTCTTGAATTAATATATTGGCAACACCTACGCCAAAACAGGGTAAGTCATTTATACAGCAATATTTGCAATTGAACACGTAATTTAACTAGCTAGCATTTAGTTAGCCAATGGCATGGATGGGGCGCAGAGGCCGGGGTTAGATTGAATGCATATCTCTATGCCAATGGTATATGGGGGTTTAGTTAGCTAACACGACTGAGTTGTTACCAGACCAGCTAGTTAGCCACCCACAGATAGTTTGCGCACTATTAATATGTAACGTAGCTATCTAACATTACTTTGTCTTTACTAGCTCGATAAGCTAGCTGTTAGGTTGAAAATGACAACCTAGTTAACGTAACTtagaaacgttagctagctaactttcatTACAAGCAGACTTCATGACTTCATGACTAACTAACGTTGGCACATTTATTTGATAGTAATTTCAGGGATATTCTAGCTACCTAACTTGGGTAGCTTACACATCTGCAAGACAATGCTTGCTTCTATCCTCGTAATTTCCACTCACCAATACGTCTAAATTAACTACCCAACGTTACGAAAGCTAGTCCAACTGAACTAAACTACCTAGTTagttacatagctagctagccagtgtTCAGAAGGGATTCTGTCTTTGGTTAACAGAACTGACTGCAGCTTTCTTCAACTCATCTTCTCCATGATCATTTCCCTTCGTTTCAGGAATGGTCCCCACTGAACCAGTAGTAGCCCCCCCCCTGTTGTATCTCTGACATGATTATATGGCATAGAAATGTCCCCCCAAAAATAATCACCTGTGTGCTTTTTCTAACGTGACATGAAGTTGAAATCAACATTTCTCATTTTGTGCTTCAACAGAAAATGGCTGTGAACGTTTACTCAACCTCAGTGTGCAGTGACAACTTGAGTCGTCATGACATGCTTGCCTGGATCAACGAATCGTTACAGATCAACCTTACTAAGATAGAGCTGTTATGTTCAGGTAATTGGCAGGTTATGGATTGCACAACTGCATTTGTTCTTCCATTACTTCATAAGGTGTAGATTTCTTATATGGTTAGGGAAAATGAAAGTAAATCCTGTAATTGATGTAGCCTGAAGGTTAAGCCTACTTTCCTTTAGTGTCAGTATGTCATAGAGGAATAGTTCATTAGCATTTGTGTTGACCCCTGGTGTGCCTGTCCTCTCAAGGTGCGGCCTACTGCCAGTTCATGGACATGCTCTTCCCCGGCTGTGTGCCTTTGAAGAAAGTCAAATTTGCTGCAAAACTAGAGCACGAATTCATTCACAACTATAAGATCTTGCAAGCTGGCTTCAAAAGAATGGGTGTCGAAAAAGTAAGTGGGATATTCCATTTTCCCTCTCAGCATGTCCTAGGCTCTAGTCTACATCCAGAGCTCTATTTGCCAGGCTGATTTGTATATTTTTGAACTGGTTGCTTTCAAAGCATATTAATCTATTGATCCTTTTTGCTTTCTGTCTTTACCATGTGTTGGCTTGTAACATGATAACAATTCAACAATGGCATGTTGTTGGACTTACACATCTGAGTTGCCCGTAGTGTGGGTTTGTCTGTGTGTACCAATGATGTCAGCTGCTGTATACTTCTCTGCCACTGCTTTCTAATTGTGTTTACTGCTGAGCTAGCATGACCTCTCTACAGTGGCTCACTGATATTGACTTTCCTGTGCCTGCAGAGACAGGACTGTTGGCATCCTATGCAGTCTCCACTCTATTAGTCATTGGTTCTCATCCAGCAGTTAGATGGTGTATTTGTTGGATTCGGCTACTGCGCAGTGAAGAGCTGTCTCTGtctttgagagacagagagcaaaacaCTTCAGAGCGAGAGTTTAGATTTTCTCCAATTCAGTGTCATCACAAAGTCCCTTTAGAAATGGACAGTCCTCATCTCCTAGTCTCTATGTGTTATATCCACATCCCGACAGCATTTCTAACGGTAGTCACTACCTCTGCGATGCATGTTTAGTCTAAATCAACTGTGTATGATGTGGACATCCACTAGTGTTTATTTAACCCTATTTTTGTGGTATTGAATTCACTTACCTGGTGCTTTGTTCTTTCCAAGATCATCCCTGTTGACAAGTTGATAAAAAGCAAGTTCCAGGACAACTTTGAGTTTGTGCAGTGGTTCAAGAAGTTCTTTGATGCCAACTATGATGGGAAAGAGTACGACCCTGTGGAGGCTCGCCAGGGCCAAGACTCCATGCCCAACCCCGCCATGTCGGCCCTCAACAAGCCCAAGAAAATCCTCAACGCTGGTGAGAGTAGTAGCTGAGCCtgtgtaatgttttttttaaaatatattcacTGTGGAATTACTTTTTAGGAGTGGTTCCCCTTCAGAAGGTTCTAGGTGGGGCACAAAGGCCCCAAAATCAACATCTTGAGACCTGTTGAACTAAAATTGTCAACTGAAAGCAACAAAATCAAAATGCTTTTAGTTTGGGGGTAGAATGGATAAGATGTAGGAGAAAGACTGACTAGCAGCAAGAAATGGCTTCTGTAAGCAGTCTAGAGGTGATTTGTCTTTCCATACTTAAATCTACTGAGCTTGTCAATAacaacctctccccatctcttttctGACTGGTTGCTTGTTCCCATCAGCATCCCAGCGAGCAGCAGTTGCCAAGGTAGCACCCAAAATGGCGCCTAGCTTGGCGCGGAGACCAGGGGCTGGTGGAGGTGACGAGGAGCGGGCAGAACTCATTCAGGAGGTACTGTCACCCATCCTTCCATTCATGTGCCATGTCGTATTAGAAATGATAACAATTGGTTTGACTGAAGCCAATTGCCAAAGTTCAGAGATATAGGTTATATCATCTGTTTCCCACCCCCTTCTTCCCAGGTAAATATACTGAAGTCCACCATCCAGgacatggagaaggagagggacttTTATTTCGGCAAACTGAGGAACATTGAGCTCATCTGCCaagaaaaggaaggagagggtgaTCCCACACTGCAGAGGATCGTGGATATACTCTACGCCACAGATGTGAGTTTAGTCAACATTACACACAGCCTCGCCGGATCACTTCAGCTTTTTTAGGTTTGAGCCATTTGTTTTGGTTCAAACAACTGCTGATGCCTTCTTAAAATTCAGTTTGTGGAATGGCATGTATGTAGCTCAAACGGAATGCTAAAGTATGCTCATACAGCTTGTGCAGTTTCCTTCCCAGGCGACGCATgattggttcattctgtttgaaATTGATGCGTGCTTAGATCAGAACTGCGTCGAATAAATGTCCAAACACTAGTGTGCTTGATTTAGCTTactttgcacttttgggactattccatttgtGCCTTCTTTACCAGGCAAACCAAATGAAATGCCACTCAAGTGTTTGAAAAGTACACtacagggcctcccgggtggtgcagtggctAAGGGTGCTGAACTGCatcgccagctgtgccatcagagactcatggttcgcgcccaggctctgtcgtaaccggccgcaaccgggaggtctgtggggcgacgcacaattggcctagcgtcgtccgggttaaggagggcttggccggtagggatgtcctcaCGCACCAGCGacccctgtggcgggccgggcgcagtgcgcgctaaccaaggttgccaggtgcacggtgtttcctccgacacattggtgtggctggcttccgggttggatgcgcgctgtgttaagaagcagtgcggcttggttgggttgtgtatcggaggacgcataactttcaaccttcgtctctcccgagcccgtacgggagttgtagcgatgagacaagatgtgctactaaaaacaattgaataccaagaaattggggagaaggggtaaaattcaaaaagggaaaaaagaaaaaatatacactgccaaaagtatgcggacacctgctacatctcattcaaaaatcatggccattaatatggagttgcccccccccctttccttTGCTTCTATaagagcctccactcttctgggaaggttttcctctagatgttggtatattgacttgcttctattcagccacgaGTATTAATGAGagtggacactgatgttgggtgatttggCCTGGGTCGCAGTTGGAGTTCCatttcatcccaaatgtgttcgatggagttgaggtctcTGTggagccagtcaagttcttccacactgatctcagcaaaccatttctgtatggaccttgctttgtgcacaggggcattgtcatgctgaaacaggaaagggcctttcccaaactgttgccacaaagttggaagcacagaatcgtctagcaTGTCATTGACTGGCGTAGCGTTAGGATTTCCCTttacatggaaacccatttaatgaagctcccagttattgtgctgacattgcttccggGGGCAggttggaactctgtagtgaatgttgcaaccaaggacaggtgactttcaattttttttattacgtgcttcagcacttggcggtcccgttctgtgagcttgttccttcctaccacttcgcggctgagccgatGTTGATTCTAGACGTTTCCAGTTCACCAAAAACAGCACTTAAGGtcgactggggcagctctagcagggcagagatttgatgaactgacttgttggaaaggtggaatcctatggCGGTGCCATGTTTAACGTCACTTAGCTCTTGAGTACGGGCCGTTCTACTGTTTGTCTATGAACGTTGCATGGCTCTGTGCTTGTCAGCAAAGTGTGTGGCTggaatagccaaatccactaatatgaagggatgtccacatacttttggctgtGTAGTGTATTTGGCCCAGGTCAGACATCGATCTCAATTTGAGTGTATTTCCGCTACGTAGAGTCCTATAACCTAATATCTAACCTGATAtctttctcttcatccctctgtgATCTCAGGAGGGTTTTGTCATACCGGACGCTGAGTCAGAGGACCAGGAGGAATTCTAACGTTCAAGACTGGATCATGCAGCTTTTAATACAACCCCTCAACCCACCAAACCCCTTCAATCAGCTACaacatctctatcctctccctacATACAACACCCACTCCAAAAAATGTATCATGTTATGCGTTCGTGATCTCTGAGTGGACTGTAtatcaaatgtttgttttctgtAAAATCAAGTtgaaataagtgtgtgtgtgtgtgtgtgtgtgtgtgtgtgtgtgtgaagtaccTCTTTTGAAAGCCCTTCTCTGGGTCATGCCATTGGCCCTTATCAGCATCATGTTGTTAGAAGGCAGCCATTTGGGCTCTATTTGGGTCCAGAAGAGTGAACTGTCTGTAAGATGTCACTTTTTTTGTTTGCTTGTCTTTCCCCTCAATTTCTGTGTCTGTTCCAGGAATTGGCGTTACAAGTTCATTGGAACCtgcactcacttttgtacatagTATTTTTCTTATTTTACCTGTTTTCTAAATTATCACTGTCTTTGCCACGTGTAGCAATTGTTTTCTGGGTCTGAGCAAATTCACTTTGTTAATGTAGTGATCGTGGGGCATTTTATTTGCTTTACTAACCAACTGTTCATATATCTCAAACCTAGTTATCTACTTTCATTTGGTCTCCTCCTGTTTGGagattaactttttttttttttttttacggtgCAATCCTTTTTATTCTAGGAAAGTGGCACTTTTTTCTCAACGATTCAGGTCAACGTCTCTTAGTGTGGCTGCAATTCTCGGGACAGCTCATAACAACCTGACGATATTTATGAAGAAACATGTTAAACTACAAGCTTATGGTGGAATATTTTGTGCATGTTTGTCTCTTGGATGTTGGAAGGCATGTGCACTGTGGATGCCAGAAACTCTCTGGTCCCAAGCATATCCCAAATTACCCACTGTTTTTTTTGGTCATTTCTCTTGTCTAAAATTGTTAAGTTGGCAGGGGATGGAGTGTTAACTTGATTTAGCACCTCTAGTGTCTGCATCTTCTTAGGGAATGCAAAAGGTGACTGATGTTTTTCGATTTTCTaagttcatttatttttttaaactcctGTCTTGCATTTTAATCTGTTTTGATTATGTAGCCACTGCACCATTGACAGGTTCTAGGCCCAAAATGCTGATGCACAAATAGAACTGCCAGTCTCTGCACTGGAAGATCAGAGATTTAATTTAGATTTTTATGAATTACAAACATTTGCCAAAAAGAGAGTACAAAGTCACATAGGTAGGTTATGAAAGGTATTCAAGAATAAATAATAAATACCATTGCCTTATGTAGGTTATGAAAGGTATATAAGAATAAGGCAATGGTATTTATTATTTATTCTTGAATACCTTTCATAACCTACATATGTGACTTCGTACTCTCTTTTTGGCAAATGTTTGTAATTCAATTTAAAGAATTGTCATTTCAGATCTTGTTTTCTTCTTTCTGCTGCTCTGAATGGACGTCTAGAGAATCTGGCAAATAGATGTTCAGTCTTCCAGATAATAAAATGCTCTGACAGGCCAATTTCCATGTGGATATCATTGATGGTTCATTTGAAGTGTTCTGAACTTATTGGTGTACTTAATCTAACTCGTGCCACCCATCTGTTGGCTGAAATGACCTATCTGATTAATTCGAAGTACATAACTGACAAGTCCAAAGTCTTGCCTCTTTACAAGGCCTGTTAAATAATGTATAATAAATTGAACAGTAATGGCACAACAATGTGATCTATAGCATCCTTTGGTTGTGCTGATAGCTGGGCATCAGCTTTGCATGTAGTTTTTTATGAAGGGGATTTTCTGATGCTGAATATGTAATGAATTGGCTTGAAGCCCACGTGGGAGCTGCATATAGATTTGACCATTGTAGTGTACTTTAGTTTTCTGGCACTAAAACGGGACCTTTCTAGGTAATGAAGGAAGTTTGAATGTCGTGCATTTCGGAACGTTTTTGCATGGTGATGCCTGGCTGTAATATTTTTTTCAATTACGTTTTGGTCCTCGTTACGTTCTTCAGGACCACAACCCTAATTTAATTTGTCTACTTTTTGGGATTACCATGTCCAAAACAGTGTTTCAAAATGTATTGGGATATGAATGTGTATGTTTTAACACACAGAAATAATCATTATGACTGTTAACCTTGAGTCAAGAAACGTTGTTTTGAGTGATCGTTTAAAAACATAATTGTCTTTTTTGTGCAACGTCATCGACTGTGCAGTCTATCAGTTTGCTATATATGTGGTTTGCAGATATTAAACACTTATCCAGGAGTTGAGATTTGGCAGACATCTATAATGTAGTCAGTCTAGAAGGTGGAAATTGTTTTGGTGAAGTGCATTTTATATACAAGGCAGAACCCCGCAGTGGCCTGTTTCAATCTAACCTGGTGCCAATCTTGACCTTTAACCCTGTTAGCTATTGGTTCCTGATTGTATTATTTTCTAGATCTTCTGAATGATTGGTGTGGTTATTGGAAGGAGCCCTTGCAGCTCTTGTTTTTGGGGTGTGAAAGATCAGCTCTTGTTTTTGGGGTGTGAAAGATCAGTGGTGTTGCATCAGATCTCCCCTGTGACATCTGTGTTGACATTCTGGTACACTGTGGGCCTTGTGCCACCTTCTGCTCTCTTTTTTTTTGTCTCTGTTTTTtttggtgatttatttatttagtgatttttgtttacatttattGATAAAAAATAGATATATTTCAGCAGGAAATGTATTTGATTTTTTTCTGATTTACTTAAATCATGTTAGCCAACTCAAGTTTCTTACAAACAATAAAACAGTATTTcaagtttttttccccccttctgTTGGCTGTTTATTTTTGTTGCTCTAATATAACGGTGATATATGGCAGAAAATGTCTGTTATTCGgttgacaaaacaagcagttcTAGTTCAGAATTTGAAATTCACATTTCCAGGTCAACTTGCCAGATTGGAATTCCATTGCTGTGACATCATAAAGAGTGCATTATTCTGGAATGTCAATTATTTAGTGAAACTCAATTGTTGAAAAGCCTGAGACGACAACAAACCAACCATATGGCCTAATGTTAGTCATGGGAAGTACTTCGCCCCAGGGCAGCAATACCAACATGATGAAGGTATCTTCAGAGGCCTGGTATGTGCATTGAGTGATAATATTTCTGTCTAGCCATTTGCACTGAGGATCATCATTTTGTAAATGTTTATCACAATTATCTGCATACATAACTTTTCTTCCAGGTCCCCTACtgatggagacaagcacaaacaaAATGGACCACAGGTATAGTGTAAAGACCACTTGTGCATTACAGAACCTTCTACTGTATTCTTCTTGGTCTGATTGTCTGGTTGTGAGAGATGTAAAAGTACTGTTATTCCTTCTATCCCGTCCCTTGTTGTGTAGCCGACTGCTGGCAGCGGGTGCACAAAGAGTGACTCCCCAGAGGAGGGCGAGAAGAGGAACCAGGGACGTGTGGAGGACCAGATCAACGAGGAGCACCTTCAACGGATTGAGGCCATGTTCCATGAAGCAGACACCGACGGAGGGGGAGGTACATAGATTTCGTACCTCTCATCCACACCCCATCTCCTGTTGATCCAGTTCTGATAGTGAAATCCACTAGCTTGACGTTTGTCTATATGCGgtagaaattaacctggagacaAGGGTACCGTTCTGATGTCTCACTCCTCATGAAAGCCTCTTGACTATAGCAGTGCCATCGCTGTGCTCATTTTCAACACCGTCTGAAGATACGTTGTGgcatgatcagaaatacagtggggcaaaaaagtatttagtcagccaccaattgtgcaagttctcccacttaaaaagatgagagaggcctgtaatttccatcataggtacacttcaactatgacagacaaaatgagagcgaaaaaaatccagaaaatcacattgtaggatttttaatttatttatttgcaaattatggtggaaaataagtatttggtcacctacaaacaagcaagatttctggctctcacagaacctgtaacttctttaagaggctcctctgtcctccactcgttacctgtattaatggcacctgtttgaacttgttatcagtataaaagacacctgtccacaacctcaaacagtcacactccaaactccactatggcctagaccaaagagctgtcaaaggacaccagaaacaaaattgtagacctgcaccaggaagactgaatctgcaataggtaagcagcttggtttgaagaaatcaaattaggaaatggaagacatacaagaccactgataatctccctcgatttgGGGCtgcacacaagatctcaccccgtggggtcaaaatgatcacaagaacggtgagcaaaaatcccagaaccacacggggggacctagtgaatgacctgcagagagctgggaccaaaataacaaagcctaccatcagtaacacactacgccgccatggactcaaatcctgc from Oncorhynchus tshawytscha isolate Ot180627B linkage group LG22, Otsh_v2.0, whole genome shotgun sequence carries:
- the LOC112222090 gene encoding microtubule-associated protein RP/EB family member 1 isoform X1; the protein is MHISMPMKMAVNVYSTSVCSDNLSRHDMLAWINESLQINLTKIELLCSGAAYCQFMDMLFPGCVPLKKVKFAAKLEHEFIHNYKILQAGFKRMGVEKIIPVDKLIKSKFQDNFEFVQWFKKFFDANYDGKEYDPVEARQGQDSMPNPAMSALNKPKKILNAASQRAAVAKVAPKMAPSLARRPGAGGGDEERAELIQEVNILKSTIQDMEKERDFYFGKLRNIELICQEKEGEGDPTLQRIVDILYATDEGFVIPDAESEDQEEF
- the LOC112222090 gene encoding microtubule-associated protein RP/EB family member 1 isoform X2, which produces MAVNVYSTSVCSDNLSRHDMLAWINESLQINLTKIELLCSGAAYCQFMDMLFPGCVPLKKVKFAAKLEHEFIHNYKILQAGFKRMGVEKIIPVDKLIKSKFQDNFEFVQWFKKFFDANYDGKEYDPVEARQGQDSMPNPAMSALNKPKKILNAASQRAAVAKVAPKMAPSLARRPGAGGGDEERAELIQEVNILKSTIQDMEKERDFYFGKLRNIELICQEKEGEGDPTLQRIVDILYATDEGFVIPDAESEDQEEF